The DNA sequence GCTCGCGTGAAGCATTAACCATGGCCAATCAGCACCATGGACTGACGCACCAAGGTAAAAATGCAAAACCCGGCGGTGGTGGTCAAGGCCAGGCCGGTAGGGGCCGTGGCCAAGGACAAGGCGGTCGGGCCGGCGGGCAAGGCCAAGGACAAGGCGGAAGAGGTAAAAAAGTCCATCATGGGCATGCATTTAACCCCCAATCCCCGCAAGGGCCAGGGGCTGGTGGACCAAAGCGGGGCGCTCCCAAGGGGCGCAAACCCTTCAATAAAGGGCCCAGAAAACCGCGAAATCCAAGCGAAAGCTTCTGATTTCACTCAAGATTTGGCTTAATCAGCTATAATTCTCCCCGTAGTTACGCTGTTGTAGTTTGCAGCGCCGTTTTACCGGCTGATGTTGCGATCAACGTAAGCTGGCCTGTTCTGTAGTTCGGAATATGGGCTTTGAAGCCCATTTTTTTTGCCATTTTTGCAGCAAGGGGCGTTGTGCGAGAGCAGCAGATTATTTCTGCCGAGTTGGGAAATCTAGGTTACGCGTTGGTTGATATTGAGCGCGAAGCCGGAGGCTTGCTACGTGTAACGATTGAGAATCAAGACTACGAGCGTTTAATCACGGTCGAGGATTGCGAAAAAGTAAGTCACCAGTTGAGTTACTCCTTGCCGGTGGAAAACATTCCGTATGAACGACTGGAGATCTCGTCCCCAGGACTGGATCGCCCTGTGAAAAGTGCTGCTGATTTTGTGCGATTTGCGGGTTTTGAAGTTGATCTGAAACTGCGTGTTGCAGTGTCTGGTCGCAAGAATTTTCGTGGCGTATTGGAGGGGCTCATCGCTGGAAGCGTTGACTCACCCGATGCCAAGTTTGGTTTGTTGTTTGAGGCGAGCGATGGTGCAGAGTCTCAGTTGGAGTTTTCCCTTGCCGAGGTCGATAAGACTCGGTTGGTCCCTGTCATTGATTTCAAAGGAAGAAAATCATGAGTCGTGAAGTTCTCATGTTGGCTGACGCCCTGGCGCGTGAAAAAAACGTTGATCGTGAAATTGTTTTCGAGGCACTCGAGCTTGCGCTCGCCTCGGCTACAAAGAAACGCTATGAAGAGGATGTTGACGTTCGCGTCGGCATCGATCGCGAGTCTGGTGAGTACGAAAGCTTTCGCCGCTGGCTAGTTGTCCCCAATGAGGCTGGATTGCAAGAGCCCGACAAAGAAATCCTGTTGTTTGAAGCCCAAGAGCAATTTCCGGACATGGAAGTCGGCGAATTCATTGAAGAACAGATCGAGTCCCTCGCATTTGGCCGTATTGGCGCACAAGCTGCCAAGCAAGTGATTCTGCAGCGCATTCGGGATGCCGAGCGTGAGCAAATTCTGAACGATTACCTTGAGCGTGGCGAGCTAGTCATGACCGGTACGGTCAAGCGCGCTGATAAAAATGGCCTCATCATTGAATCGGGTCGTGTAGAAGCCTTATTGCGCCGCGACCAGATGATTCCAAAAGAGAATTTACGTTCCGGCGATCGCGTACGCGCCTATATTTTGAAAGTGGATCGTGAAGTACGCGGCCCCCAAATCGAACTGTCACGTACTTGCCCAGAATTTCTCATTAAGCTATTTGAGAATGAAGTGCCTGAGATTGAGCAAGGCTTGCTCGAGCTTAAAGGTGCTGCTCGTGACCCTGGCGTACGCGCTAAAATTGCGGTTGTCACCTATGACAAGCGCATCGATCCAATCGGTACCTGCGTTGGTGTTCGTGGAACCCGCGTTACAGCGGTTCGCAACGAGGTTGCTGGTGAAGCAGTCGATATTGTTCTGTGGTCTGAAGATCCTGCGCAATTTGTGATTGGCGCGCTCGCTCCAGCACAAGTGTCATCGATCGTGGTGGATGAAGAGCGCCATGCAATGGACGTAGTGGTGGACGAAGAGAATTTGGCCATCGCCATTGGTCGTAGCGGTCAAAACGTACGTTTGGCCAGTGAATTAACCGGCTGGCAAATCAACATCATGACACCAGAAGAGTCGGCCGATAAAACTGAAAAAGAAGTGGCTGTTGTGCGCCAAATCTTTATGGATAAACTCGACGTTGATCAAGAGGTAGCTGATATTTTGATTGAAGAAGGCTTCAATACGCTCGAGGAAGTAGCTTATGTTCCATTAAGCGAAATGCTCGAGATCGATGCCTTTGATGAAGATACCGTAAACGAACTGCGGACCCGTGCCCGTGATTCTTTGCTGACGATGGAGTTAGCAAAAGAAGAGCGCGTTGGCGAGGTATCCCAAGATTTACGTTCCCTTGAGGGAATGACGACGGAGTTGATTGCAAAGCTTGCTGACAATCAAGTTCATACCCGTGACGACCTTGCTGAACTGGCTGTTGATGAGCTAGTTGAGGCGACACAAATTGACGAAGAAACAGCGAAAACGCTCATCATGAAAGCGCGCGAACATTGGTTTACTTCATGAGAGGAAGTGCATGGCAACGACCACAATAAAAGAACTTGCTCAGGAGCTTAAACGCACCTCGGCTGACCTCTTAGATCAATTGAAAGCAGCCGGAATCAATAAAGATTCTGAGGATGCCAAGATTACCGAGAAGGATAAAACCGCACTGCTCGAGCATTTGCAAAAAGAGCATGGCAGTGCTGACACGGGCGCGCGC is a window from the Polynucleobacter difficilis genome containing:
- the rimP gene encoding ribosome maturation factor RimP yields the protein MREQQIISAELGNLGYALVDIEREAGGLLRVTIENQDYERLITVEDCEKVSHQLSYSLPVENIPYERLEISSPGLDRPVKSAADFVRFAGFEVDLKLRVAVSGRKNFRGVLEGLIAGSVDSPDAKFGLLFEASDGAESQLEFSLAEVDKTRLVPVIDFKGRKS
- the nusA gene encoding transcription termination factor NusA — protein: MSREVLMLADALAREKNVDREIVFEALELALASATKKRYEEDVDVRVGIDRESGEYESFRRWLVVPNEAGLQEPDKEILLFEAQEQFPDMEVGEFIEEQIESLAFGRIGAQAAKQVILQRIRDAEREQILNDYLERGELVMTGTVKRADKNGLIIESGRVEALLRRDQMIPKENLRSGDRVRAYILKVDREVRGPQIELSRTCPEFLIKLFENEVPEIEQGLLELKGAARDPGVRAKIAVVTYDKRIDPIGTCVGVRGTRVTAVRNEVAGEAVDIVLWSEDPAQFVIGALAPAQVSSIVVDEERHAMDVVVDEENLAIAIGRSGQNVRLASELTGWQINIMTPEESADKTEKEVAVVRQIFMDKLDVDQEVADILIEEGFNTLEEVAYVPLSEMLEIDAFDEDTVNELRTRARDSLLTMELAKEERVGEVSQDLRSLEGMTTELIAKLADNQVHTRDDLAELAVDELVEATQIDEETAKTLIMKAREHWFTS